The proteins below are encoded in one region of Oncorhynchus nerka isolate Pitt River linkage group LG15, Oner_Uvic_2.0, whole genome shotgun sequence:
- the LOC115117313 gene encoding HMG domain-containing protein 4-like isoform X1 — MEGEVGLVTSRSQREKKRSYKDFLREEDEDDDLVADEEQLVVKERKCKKSYKKKRRHSGDHTHPHSWTNGSAGPELYVLSHHQYDHQTCESPDEWLTEGERFEESREESTMPSFWMYMDDQQNEIRAEASTASCSLMTPDTTDSPMLTGPEVDPVNAAAHLQLLGESLSHIGHRLQGTKEMMAVSGSLSVLLDSLLCALAPLACLTSLVPELRSCPSHSHTLAETLDNIAYVMPGL, encoded by the exons atggagggagaggtgggcctTGTGACCAGCcgcagtcagagagagaagaaaagatcCTACAAAGATTtcctgagagaggaggatgaggatgatgaCCTAGTGGCGGATGAGGAACAACTTGTTGTCAAAGAACGCAAATGCAAGAAGTCCTACAAGAAGAAGAGGAGACATTCAG GTGACCACACCCACCCCCACAGTTGGACCAATGGCAGTGCAGGACCGGAGTTGTATGTTCTCTCCCATCACCAGTACGACCACCAGACCTGTGAATCACCAGACGAATGGTTGACAGAAGGGGAGAGATTTGAGGAA AGTAGGGAGGAGTCTACCATGCCTTCGTTCTGGATGTACATGGACGACCAGCAGAACGAGATAAGAGCGGAGGCCTCTACAGCTAGTTGCAGTCTCATGACCCCTGATACCACAGACTCACCCATGTTGACAGGGCCTGAGGTAGACCCAGTGAACGCAGCGGCCCACCTACAGCTGCTGGGGGAATCGCTGTCTCACATTGGCCACCGGCTTCAGGGAACTAAG gagaTGATGGCAGTGTCAGGTagtctgtctgtgttactggACTCTCTACTGTGTGCCCTGGCTCCCCTGGCCTGTCTCACCTCTCTGGTCCCCGAGCTACGCAGCTGCccttcacactcacacacactg GCAGAGACTCTGGACAACATTGCCTATGTGATGCCTGGTTTGTGA
- the LOC115117313 gene encoding HMG domain-containing protein 4-like isoform X2 gives MQEVLQEEEETFRFGTRIHRDHTHPHSWTNGSAGPELYVLSHHQYDHQTCESPDEWLTEGERFEESREESTMPSFWMYMDDQQNEIRAEASTASCSLMTPDTTDSPMLTGPEVDPVNAAAHLQLLGESLSHIGHRLQGTKEMMAVSGSLSVLLDSLLCALAPLACLTSLVPELRSCPSHSHTLAETLDNIAYVMPGL, from the exons ATGCAAGAAGTCCTACAAGAAGAAGAGGAGACATTCAGGTTTGGAACGCGGATACATC GTGACCACACCCACCCCCACAGTTGGACCAATGGCAGTGCAGGACCGGAGTTGTATGTTCTCTCCCATCACCAGTACGACCACCAGACCTGTGAATCACCAGACGAATGGTTGACAGAAGGGGAGAGATTTGAGGAA AGTAGGGAGGAGTCTACCATGCCTTCGTTCTGGATGTACATGGACGACCAGCAGAACGAGATAAGAGCGGAGGCCTCTACAGCTAGTTGCAGTCTCATGACCCCTGATACCACAGACTCACCCATGTTGACAGGGCCTGAGGTAGACCCAGTGAACGCAGCGGCCCACCTACAGCTGCTGGGGGAATCGCTGTCTCACATTGGCCACCGGCTTCAGGGAACTAAG gagaTGATGGCAGTGTCAGGTagtctgtctgtgttactggACTCTCTACTGTGTGCCCTGGCTCCCCTGGCCTGTCTCACCTCTCTGGTCCCCGAGCTACGCAGCTGCccttcacactcacacacactg GCAGAGACTCTGGACAACATTGCCTATGTGATGCCTGGTTTGTGA
- the LOC115115418 gene encoding heme oxygenase-like, whose product METDKKMQTQVELTDSDLSEQIKAVTKDSHVRAENTELMLAYQRGNVSLTQYKLLLCSLYEIYQALEEALDNNSNHPSVAPIYFPLELARLESVERDLEHFYGQDWREKIVVPAATKIYAHRLRQIGKDNPEYLVAHAYTRYLGDLSGGQVLGRITQKSLGLKGGEGLSFFSFPGVSSPNLFKQLYRSRMNSIELEEEERKGMLEEAVRAFELNIQVFDDLQKMVSVTERESELMHTTTRNRCTRHTSTHSKLADGEKLTARSLQIQTSLVNASPLFRMVLGICVALATVGMGIYAF is encoded by the exons ATGGAGACAGACAAGAAGATGCAGACACAAGTGGAGCTCACAGACAG tgaTCTGTCTGAGCAGATTAAGGCTGTGACCAAGGACAGCCATGTCAGAGCAGAGAACACTGAGCTGATGCTGGCCTACCAGAGAGGAAACGTCAGTCTGACACAGTACAAG CTTCTCCTGTGCTCCCTCTATGAGATCTATCAAGCACTAGAGGAAGCTCTGGACAACAACTCCAACCACCCGAGTGTCGCGCCTATATACTTCCCCCTGGAACTGGCACGGCTGGAGTCAgtggagagagacctggagcATTTCTATGGGcaggactggagagagaagaTTGTTGTACCGGCTGCCACTAAAATATATGCCCATAGACTCAGACAG aTCGGCAAAGACAACCCTGAGTACCTAGTGGCCCATGCATACACCCGCTACCTCGGCGACCTATCTGGCGGACAAGTCCTTGGCCGCATTACCCAGAAGTCTCTGGGGCTGAAGGGTGGCGAGGGTCTGTCGTTCTTTTCCTTCCCGGGCGTGAGCAGCCCCAACCTGTTCAAACAGCTGTACAGGAGTAGAATGAACAGCATagagctggaggaggaggagaggaaaggaatgcTGGAGGAGGCTGTCAGAGCCTTCGAGTTGAACAtccag GTCTTTGACGATCTTCAGAAGATGGTGTctgtgacagagagggaaagtGAGCTCATGCATACGACAACCAGAAATAGATGCACAAGACACACGTCGACACATTCCAAACTGGCTGATG GAGAGAAACTAACGGCTAGATCCCTTCAGATCCAGACCAGTCTGGTCAACGCATCACCCCTCTTCAGAATGGTGCTGGGGATCTGTGTCGCCCTGGCAACGGTTGGCATGGGAATCTATGCTTTTTAA